DNA from Xiphias gladius isolate SHS-SW01 ecotype Sanya breed wild chromosome 9, ASM1685928v1, whole genome shotgun sequence:
ACAATGTTGAGCCGTCTGTTCAGCGAGGTGCTGCCGGACGTCCAGAGGCTCGCGGCCGACTGGGTGGAGGACAATGAGAGCGACGACCGCAAGGCCAAGGGCGAAGAGCACGAGCCCTGTCACCTCGAGGAGGACGAGCTCGACGAGCCACAGGAAGGCAGCAGTCGGGCTGAGTCTGAGATGGCCGGCGACGACGACGAGGACGATGAggccgaggaggaggagtgtggaGACGAGAACAGCGGAGACAAACCCAAGAAGCGCGGCCCAAAGAAACGCAAGATGACGGCGGCGCGCGTGGAGCGCTCCAAGGTGCGGCGACTGAAGGCGAACGCGCGGGAGCGCACGCGCATGCACGACTTGAATTCTGCGCTGGACAATCTGCGCAAAGTGGTGCCATGCTActccaaaactcaaaaactcTCCAAGATTGAGACTCTGAGGCTGGCCAAGAACTATATATTAGCTCTTGGGGAGATTTTACGCAACGGGAAACGTCCAGATGTGGTGAGCTACGTGCAGATGTTGTGTAAAGGCCTGTCACAGCCCACGACCAACCTGGTGGCAGGCTGCCTGCAGCTCAACACGAGGAACTTCCTGACCGAACCGTGTTCAGACGGAACCCGCTTCCACATGCCCAGCTCCCCTTTCTCCGTCCACCCCTACTCCTACCGCTGCTCCCGCCTCTCCAGCCCGCATTACCAGCCCGGAACCGGCGCGCTAAACCTGCGGGGCCACACCTACGGTTCTGGGTACGAGGCCGTGTACCCGCCGGGGGGGACTTCTCCTGACTACAGCAGCCCGGACTACGAAGGCCAGCACAGCCCGCCCGTCTGCCTGAACGGCGGGCTGTCTGGGAGGCAACAGGAGTCCTCTGAGACGGACAGGAACTATCACTACTCTATGCATTACTCCGGACTGACCACGTCTCGGCCCGGCCACAGCCTACCTTTTGGGCCCTCGGGAGCGCGCAGTGGTGGCGAGCACTCGGAAAACATTCCACCTTTCCACGACGTGCACTTGCACCATGAGAGGGCTCCTCCGTATGAGGATGTCAATGCTTTTTTCCACAACTGAGCCCCTCGTAACGGTCCAGTCGGGCTTACCGACCTTATAATGACAATCCTATAACGTGTAATATTGTTTGGAAAACTAGAGGAGCCTCCTAAAAGGATGAGAGATGGAAGTGACAGACAGAGTCCTCTGATTACCTTCTGTATTCTACTGATGTCACCCCTATACTGATGTACATCCTATCAAAGTGTGTCCAGTATAATCCTGTATGCAGAACGAGTGCAATTGACATAAACGATGTATAGGCCATGTTATGACACAagcaacagaaataaaaaaaaaaaaaatgttttctaattgTCTGAAATGATCGAGCAAATCTTCTTGTGGGCATCAGGGGGACATTCCCTCTCGGGGCTGTGAGGATGCGAGGGCCTGAAGCAGAGGCTCTGTCGTTCCCATGAATTAATCCGGGATTCA
Protein-coding regions in this window:
- the LOC120794559 gene encoding neurogenic differentiation factor 2-like; its protein translation is MLSRLFSEVLPDVQRLAADWVEDNESDDRKAKGEEHEPCHLEEDELDEPQEGSSRAESEMAGDDDEDDEAEEEECGDENSGDKPKKRGPKKRKMTAARVERSKVRRLKANARERTRMHDLNSALDNLRKVVPCYSKTQKLSKIETLRLAKNYILALGEILRNGKRPDVVSYVQMLCKGLSQPTTNLVAGCLQLNTRNFLTEPCSDGTRFHMPSSPFSVHPYSYRCSRLSSPHYQPGTGALNLRGHTYGSGYEAVYPPGGTSPDYSSPDYEGQHSPPVCLNGGLSGRQQESSETDRNYHYSMHYSGLTTSRPGHSLPFGPSGARSGGEHSENIPPFHDVHLHHERAPPYEDVNAFFHN